One genomic window of [Clostridium] scindens ATCC 35704 includes the following:
- a CDS encoding transporter substrate-binding domain-containing protein: protein MKKKLLAAFLCLTMAFSLAACGDSEDAGKTDKKKDSKDDGKKVYQVATDTTFAPFEFENDEGDMVGIDLDILAAIAEDQGFEYELQIVGFQAAVNALEAGQADAVIAGMSITDERKEKYDFSDEYYQSGVGMAVKKDSDIDSYEDLKGKTVAAKLGTEGCTFAESIADQYGFTVTQFEDSSTMYQDVISGNTVACFEDYPVMGYEISRGLELKLPLDMEKGAPYGFAVMKGENAELLKMFNAGLANLKESGKYDEILDTYIKK, encoded by the coding sequence ATGAAGAAGAAGTTATTGGCAGCATTTTTATGTCTTACGATGGCATTCTCACTTGCGGCATGCGGAGACAGCGAAGATGCAGGAAAGACTGACAAAAAGAAGGACAGCAAAGATGACGGCAAGAAAGTGTACCAGGTTGCCACGGACACGACATTTGCCCCATTTGAATTTGAAAATGATGAAGGCGATATGGTAGGCATCGATCTGGATATCCTGGCCGCGATCGCCGAGGACCAGGGATTTGAATACGAACTGCAGATCGTCGGATTCCAGGCCGCAGTCAACGCTCTTGAGGCAGGACAGGCCGATGCGGTGATCGCTGGCATGTCTATTACGGATGAAAGAAAAGAGAAGTATGATTTCTCAGATGAATACTATCAGTCCGGCGTAGGAATGGCAGTAAAGAAGGATTCTGACATTGATTCTTATGAAGACTTAAAGGGCAAGACAGTAGCAGCCAAACTCGGTACGGAAGGCTGCACATTTGCGGAGTCTATCGCAGACCAGTATGGATTTACGGTGACACAGTTTGAAGATTCTTCTACTATGTACCAGGATGTTATATCCGGAAATACGGTTGCATGTTTTGAAGATTATCCGGTAATGGGATATGAGATTTCCCGCGGGCTGGAACTGAAGCTTCCTTTAGATATGGAAAAAGGCGCGCCTTATGGCTTCGCTGTTATGAAGGGCGAGAACGCGGAACTTCTTAAGATGTTCAATGCAGGACTTGCGAACCTGAAGGAAAGCGGCAAATATGATGAAATATTAGATACATACATTAAGAAGTAG
- a CDS encoding amino acid ABC transporter permease: protein MDIIRVLQEYWPSFCKALMITLEMTVFSLIFATIIGTIVGLFNVSKIKPLQFIANIYIDIVRGTPLLVQVFIMYYGLTQFLQFQWPAIGGFTSAFVAGVVTLSFNAGAYMAEIIRGGIEAVDKGQMEAARSLGLPYRKAMWKIILPQAFRTMLPSIINQFIISLKDTSLISVIGPRELTQNGKIIAANSSTRVMAIWIVVALFYLVVCTILSRVAKLVERKVSYGK from the coding sequence ATGGATATCATTCGAGTACTACAGGAATATTGGCCATCTTTTTGCAAAGCGCTGATGATCACGCTGGAGATGACGGTGTTTTCCCTGATCTTTGCGACGATCATCGGAACCATTGTGGGATTATTCAACGTTTCCAAGATCAAGCCGCTGCAATTCATTGCCAATATTTACATAGACATTGTCAGAGGAACCCCTCTGCTGGTCCAGGTATTTATCATGTACTATGGACTGACGCAGTTCCTGCAGTTCCAGTGGCCGGCGATCGGAGGATTTACATCAGCCTTCGTTGCAGGCGTGGTAACGCTCAGTTTTAATGCCGGAGCCTATATGGCGGAGATCATCCGAGGCGGTATTGAGGCAGTGGATAAGGGGCAGATGGAAGCGGCAAGGAGCCTGGGCCTTCCTTATAGGAAGGCAATGTGGAAGATTATCCTTCCGCAGGCATTCCGCACTATGCTTCCGTCCATCATCAACCAGTTTATCATTTCCTTGAAGGATACTTCTTTGATATCTGTAATCGGACCAAGAGAACTAACTCAGAACGGCAAGATCATTGCTGCCAATTCATCCACAAGGGTTATGGCAATCTGGATTGTTGTAGCGTTATTCTATCTGGTGGTATGCACGATCCTTTCCAGAGTAGCAAAACTGGTAGAGAGGAAGGTGTCATATGGAAAGTAA
- a CDS encoding amino acid ABC transporter ATP-binding protein produces the protein MESKISVKGLKKNFGKLQVLKGMDVEIREGEVVCLIGPSGSGKSTFLRCLNRLEDITDGTVVVDGYQISDKSIDINKVRENIGMVFQHFNLFPHLSVLENITMAPVELKKMSKDEADKKAKELLKTVGLEEKADVYPAQLSGGQKQRVAIARALAMNPDIMLFDEPTSALDPEMVGEVLEVMKRLAAEGMTMVVVTHEMGFAKEVAHRVIFMDDGVIVEEGKPKEVFGNPQNSRTIDFLNKVLI, from the coding sequence ATGGAAAGTAAGATTAGCGTAAAAGGACTAAAGAAGAATTTTGGCAAGCTTCAGGTATTGAAAGGAATGGATGTGGAGATAAGAGAAGGCGAGGTCGTATGCCTCATCGGCCCTTCCGGCTCAGGAAAGAGCACATTCCTCAGATGCCTGAACAGACTGGAGGATATCACGGACGGGACTGTTGTAGTGGACGGCTACCAGATATCGGATAAAAGCATTGATATCAATAAGGTAAGAGAGAATATCGGTATGGTATTCCAGCATTTTAATCTCTTCCCGCATCTGTCCGTATTGGAGAACATCACCATGGCTCCGGTAGAATTAAAGAAGATGTCAAAGGATGAAGCCGATAAGAAGGCAAAGGAACTTCTCAAGACTGTAGGGCTTGAGGAAAAGGCGGATGTCTATCCGGCGCAGCTTTCCGGAGGACAGAAGCAGCGTGTGGCAATTGCCCGGGCACTGGCCATGAATCCGGACATCATGCTTTTTGACGAGCCGACCTCCGCGCTTGACCCCGAGATGGTAGGAGAAGTGCTGGAAGTTATGAAACGCCTGGCCGCAGAGGGCATGACCATGGTCGTGGTTACTCACGAGATGGGATTTGCCAAGGAAGTGGCGCACAGGGTTATCTTCATGGACGATGGCGTGATTGTGGAAGAAGGGAAGCCCAAAGAAGTCTTTGGCAATCCGCAGAACTCAAGAACCATTGATTTTCTGAATAAAGTTTTGATCTAG
- a CDS encoding lantibiotic protection ABC transporter ATP-binding protein produces MNHTILETQTLTKTFRSQEAVKNISLCVPENCVYGLLGPNGAGKSTLLKMITGILRPTSGQIRFQGHPWSRRDLAEIGALIETPPVYENLTAWENLKVRAIILGVPDERIEEVLDQVDLKDTGKKKAGEFSLGMKQRLGIAIALLNRPKLLVLDEPVNGLDPIGIQDLRQMIRRFPEQGITVIVSSHILSEIEQTADYIGIIAGGTLGYQGGMPKKNHLEELFMKIAMEQAGRERHA; encoded by the coding sequence ATGAATCATACAATACTAGAAACCCAGACATTGACCAAAACATTCCGCAGCCAGGAGGCAGTAAAAAATATTTCTTTGTGCGTCCCTGAAAACTGCGTATACGGGCTGCTTGGCCCAAACGGGGCAGGCAAGTCCACGCTTCTTAAAATGATCACAGGTATCTTAAGGCCCACATCGGGGCAGATACGCTTCCAGGGACACCCATGGTCCAGAAGGGATCTGGCAGAAATCGGGGCGCTCATTGAGACGCCGCCCGTATACGAGAACCTGACAGCATGGGAAAATCTGAAGGTACGCGCCATCATCCTGGGCGTGCCGGATGAAAGAATCGAAGAGGTGCTGGATCAAGTGGACTTAAAAGATACCGGCAAAAAGAAGGCGGGAGAATTCTCTTTGGGAATGAAGCAGAGGCTTGGAATTGCCATTGCCCTGCTGAATCGTCCCAAACTGCTGGTTCTGGATGAACCGGTGAACGGGCTGGATCCTATCGGCATCCAGGATCTGCGCCAGATGATACGAAGATTTCCCGAACAGGGGATTACCGTTATTGTCTCCAGCCATATCCTAAGCGAGATCGAGCAGACGGCAGACTATATCGGGATTATTGCCGGCGGGACGCTGGGATATCAGGGCGGGATGCCAAAGAAGAACCATCTGGAAGAATTATTTATGAAGATTGCTATGGAGCAGGCAGGGAGGGAGAGACATGCATAG
- a CDS encoding lantibiotic immunity ABC transporter MutE/EpiE family permease subunit, whose product MHRFYKAEKLKNCHSAIGKLTILMPLISVILSAVLTNRFFTIDSYNWWYMMLFPGFVSLICGLAGQRDKKMGNRPILTLPEEPKHVWDGKVLYVIREAAVALIIIFAASVVIAAILQKGMQMSFAVYPSLGSQVAATALLLVSFVWQVPFCLMLQQIMGIFPMLLLNMGTYSVIAASASLKSYFFLIPQAIASRLMCSVIGVLPNGLPARPGEMTFSQELLDTSAILPGIAASVIWLAVFWFAGRKLYERAVRG is encoded by the coding sequence ATGCATAGATTTTATAAGGCGGAAAAGTTAAAAAACTGTCATTCAGCCATCGGTAAACTGACGATTCTGATGCCGCTTATCAGCGTGATCCTGTCAGCCGTACTGACCAACAGATTCTTCACCATTGACAGTTACAACTGGTGGTATATGATGCTGTTTCCAGGGTTCGTAAGCCTGATATGCGGGCTTGCGGGACAGAGGGATAAGAAGATGGGGAACCGTCCCATCCTTACACTGCCGGAAGAGCCAAAGCATGTCTGGGACGGCAAGGTGCTATACGTCATACGGGAAGCCGCTGTGGCTCTGATTATCATATTTGCCGCGTCTGTCGTAATTGCCGCGATCCTTCAAAAAGGCATGCAGATGTCTTTTGCAGTGTATCCGTCCCTTGGGAGCCAGGTGGCGGCGACGGCGCTGCTGCTGGTCTCGTTTGTCTGGCAGGTGCCATTCTGCCTGATGCTTCAGCAGATTATGGGAATCTTCCCGATGCTGCTTCTAAATATGGGCACATACTCCGTCATAGCCGCCTCGGCTTCCTTGAAGTCCTATTTCTTCCTGATCCCGCAGGCCATTGCCTCCAGGCTGATGTGCAGCGTGATCGGGGTGCTTCCCAACGGGCTTCCGGCAAGACCCGGAGAGATGACATTCTCGCAGGAACTACTGGATACAAGCGCTATATTGCCTGGGATCGCCGCGTCCGTAATATGGCTAGCTGTCTTCTGGTTCGCTGGAAGGAAATTATATGAAAGGGCGGTGAGAGGTTAA
- a CDS encoding lantibiotic immunity ABC transporter MutG family permease subunit, which yields MREVFRTLKAEFWKMKHTLLPLLHLLIPAAGAAIFLGYYRFAAFSDMGQVSGYIQVLAIALPVVASVLCSMSVELEAQNHFQTFLSTTTRKHSPLLGKWIVLTLWGFGAICLAVEGFALGYRYLLGKAFVSQEAYMAIIVAMTVSLANLYLIHLFLNLKASKGISMCIGISESLVAALFLTGLGEGIWQYVPCAYTGRWTSYLLLYYSGRKEIAAAGLKGETMLVCLLVSACIWILVFLWFGLYEGRQCND from the coding sequence ATGAGAGAAGTGTTTCGTACGCTAAAGGCGGAATTCTGGAAGATGAAGCACACCTTGCTGCCGCTTCTTCATCTGCTGATTCCCGCCGCAGGGGCAGCTATCTTCCTGGGCTACTATCGTTTCGCCGCATTTAGCGATATGGGGCAGGTCAGCGGCTATATACAGGTGCTGGCCATCGCGCTGCCTGTGGTGGCAAGCGTGCTGTGCTCCATGTCGGTGGAATTAGAGGCGCAGAATCATTTTCAGACGTTCCTGAGCACGACGACCCGCAAGCACAGCCCGCTGCTGGGGAAATGGATCGTCCTTACCTTGTGGGGATTTGGCGCTATCTGCCTGGCGGTGGAGGGCTTTGCGCTGGGATACCGGTACCTGTTGGGAAAGGCATTCGTCAGCCAGGAGGCGTATATGGCCATCATTGTGGCTATGACAGTAAGCCTGGCAAACCTGTATCTGATCCATCTGTTCTTAAACTTGAAGGCATCCAAAGGTATCTCTATGTGCATAGGAATCAGCGAGTCCCTGGTGGCGGCATTGTTCCTTACGGGCCTGGGGGAAGGAATCTGGCAGTATGTCCCATGCGCTTACACTGGAAGATGGACTTCATATCTGCTATTATATTACTCAGGGAGAAAAGAGATCGCAGCCGCAGGCCTTAAGGGAGAAACTATGCTGGTCTGCCTGCTGGTATCGGCATGCATCTGGATCCTGGTATTCCTGTGGTTTGGACTCTATGAAGGAAGGCAATGCAATGACTAG
- a CDS encoding response regulator transcription factor, translated as MTRILAIDDEKDILMLIKNALAKEGYDVTLLSDPLKIGEVNLNAYQLILLDVMMPGQDGFSLCRDIRDQVDCPILFLTAKVQEADIMEGLGIGGDDYITKPFGIGELRARVAAHLRREGREKKNAVSVGDVQFLLQAKQAVYEGKALELTKSEYAICEYLALNHGQVFSKDRIYEHVFGYDGEGDSSAITEHIKNIRGKCQKAGFAPIETVWGIGYRWK; from the coding sequence ATGACTAGGATATTGGCGATTGACGATGAAAAAGATATACTGATGCTGATCAAGAACGCGCTGGCAAAGGAGGGCTATGACGTGACGCTTCTAAGCGATCCTCTGAAGATCGGAGAAGTGAATCTGAATGCGTACCAGCTGATCCTGCTGGACGTGATGATGCCGGGGCAGGATGGATTTTCCCTGTGCCGGGACATCCGGGACCAGGTAGACTGCCCCATCCTGTTTTTGACGGCCAAGGTTCAGGAGGCGGATATTATGGAAGGCCTTGGCATCGGCGGGGATGACTACATTACCAAGCCCTTTGGAATCGGAGAACTGCGGGCAAGGGTTGCGGCCCATCTAAGAAGAGAGGGACGAGAGAAGAAGAATGCGGTCTCGGTGGGAGACGTACAGTTCCTGCTTCAGGCAAAACAAGCGGTGTATGAAGGAAAGGCGCTGGAACTGACCAAAAGCGAGTACGCGATCTGCGAGTACCTGGCATTGAACCACGGACAGGTGTTTTCCAAAGACAGAATCTATGAGCATGTTTTTGGATATGACGGGGAAGGCGACAGTTCCGCGATTACAGAACATATCAAGAACATAAGGGGTAAGTGCCAGAAGGCGGGATTCGCGCCGATAGAGACCGTATGGGGGATTGGATACCGATGGAAGTAA
- a CDS encoding sensor histidine kinase, producing MEVKRKPKAIAAIFIRYISLFCVNTLLILGILFLAFSVLINTGGIRRADDMQTRLNENVSAIKQADKVTKEILPEGCGYGVYDKDGTYLYGTYGEIEAKEAWTDYMEDNIYARGKGYYRFIAKEDGELCIVNYFIEARYTNAAWNRYLPSPVIMTVILFVLLFLFQTVILARSFGKHLSRRLEAMNEMTQKIQRRDLEFDEEHSDIKEIDEVMDSLYKMKCALKESLEEQWNQEKEKQEQIAALAHDIKTPLTIIKGNAQLLEEGSLAEEEQEYNQYILRNIAEIEHYLAMLREMLLSPKESAGEEKISCQELGERLEEQARILAAASRQEVLSIKGELAGEARCDYSQIERAWNNLIGNALEYNPEGKELRIDLRIVLEEGQAYLAAKVTDWGRGFDARDLAHATEQFYQGDESRHDRSHHGIGLYTAARFAAAQGGRIRLSNSKETGGGEVTLYLRLE from the coding sequence ATGGAAGTAAAAAGAAAGCCAAAGGCGATAGCAGCCATATTCATTCGATATATCAGCCTGTTCTGCGTCAATACGCTTTTGATCCTAGGCATCCTTTTCCTTGCCTTCAGTGTGCTGATCAATACAGGAGGAATCCGCAGGGCAGATGATATGCAGACCCGGCTGAACGAAAACGTTTCCGCCATCAAGCAAGCTGACAAGGTTACAAAAGAGATTCTTCCGGAAGGGTGCGGCTACGGCGTTTACGACAAGGACGGCACCTATCTTTATGGGACTTATGGGGAGATAGAAGCCAAGGAAGCGTGGACGGACTATATGGAAGATAATATCTATGCAAGGGGCAAGGGATACTATCGGTTCATTGCAAAGGAAGATGGGGAACTCTGTATCGTTAACTATTTCATTGAGGCCAGATATACGAACGCAGCATGGAACCGTTACCTGCCAAGTCCGGTGATCATGACGGTGATCCTCTTTGTCCTGCTGTTCCTTTTTCAGACAGTTATACTGGCGCGCAGTTTTGGGAAACATCTGTCACGGAGGCTTGAGGCCATGAATGAGATGACGCAGAAGATTCAGAGGAGAGATCTGGAATTCGATGAGGAACATTCCGATATCAAGGAGATCGATGAGGTGATGGATTCCCTATACAAGATGAAATGCGCGTTAAAGGAATCCCTGGAAGAGCAGTGGAATCAGGAGAAGGAGAAGCAGGAGCAGATCGCGGCTCTGGCGCATGATATCAAGACGCCCCTTACGATTATCAAGGGAAACGCGCAGCTTCTGGAGGAAGGAAGCCTTGCAGAAGAGGAGCAGGAGTATAATCAGTATATTCTGAGGAATATAGCGGAAATCGAGCATTATCTTGCCATGCTTCGAGAAATGCTGCTGTCCCCAAAAGAATCCGCCGGAGAAGAGAAGATCAGTTGTCAGGAACTGGGAGAGCGGCTGGAAGAGCAGGCAAGGATTCTTGCGGCTGCCTCCAGGCAGGAAGTCCTTTCCATAAAGGGGGAACTGGCAGGAGAGGCCAGGTGCGATTACAGCCAGATTGAACGGGCATGGAACAATCTGATCGGCAATGCCTTGGAGTATAATCCCGAAGGCAAAGAACTACGAATAGACCTCCGGATTGTCCTGGAAGAAGGGCAGGCATATCTTGCTGCAAAGGTGACGGACTGGGGCAGGGGATTTGATGCCAGAGACTTGGCCCATGCTACAGAGCAGTTCTATCAAGGTGATGAAAGCCGCCATGACAGGAGCCATCACGGTATTGGCCTTTATACGGCGGCCAGGTTTGCCGCGGCCCAAGGAGGAAGGATCCGGCTTTCCAACTCCAAAGAGACAGGCGGCGGGGAAGTAACGCTATATCTTAGATTAGAATAG
- a CDS encoding 2-hydroxyacyl-CoA dehydratase has protein sequence MSQKELYTLGIDIGSTTVKIALVDENNDIAFSDYERHFANIQETLSDLLGRAIFKLGAVHASPVITGSGGLTLAKHLGVPFVQEVIAVSTALQHYAPQTDVAIELGGEDAKIIYFEGGNVEQRMNGVCAGGTGSFIDQMASLLQTDASGLNEYAKNYKALYSIAARCGVFAKSDIQPLINEGASKEDLAASIFQAVVNQTISGLACGKPIRGHVAFLGGPLHFLSELKESFVRTLKLDDEHAIVPVNSHLFAAIGSAMNSKKDLDVSLQEMQNRLEGKIKMEFEVDRMEPLFSSEADYKEFAERHAKHQVPVKDLDTYTGKAFLGIDAGSTTTKAALVGEDGTLLYSFYHNNEGDPLGTTIHAIKDIYSKLPEGVEIVHSCSTGYGEALIKAALLLDEGEVETVSHYYAASFFEPDVDCILDIGGQDMKCIKIKNQTVDNVLLNEACSSGCGSFIETFAKSLNYTVGDFAHEALFAKNPIDLGTRCTVFMNSKVKQAQKEGAEVSDISAGLAYSVIKNALFKVIKVSDASELGNHIVVQGGTFYNNAVLRSFEKIANCHAIRPDIAGIMGAFGAALIARERYIDCEGTTMLSIEDIEALEYSTTMTKCRGCTNNCRLTINHFSGGRKFITGNRCERGLGKEKAQNRLPNLFEYKLKRYFDYQPLGKEEAKLGEIGIPRVLNMYENYPFWFTFFTSLGFRVILSPSSTKKVYELGIESIPSESECYPAKLAHGHVQWLIDQGIRHIFYPSVPYERNEFEDANNHYNCPIVTSYPENIKNNIDAIVNGDVDFIHPFLSLQSEETISYRLVEELSSKFSIPEGEIKSAVHAAWEELAACRQDMRSKGEETIRYLNETGNRGIVLAGRPYHIDPEVNHGIPELINSYDIAVLTEDSVSHLNPVERPLNVMDQWMYHSRLYAAANYVKTTDNLDLIQLNSFGCGLDAVTTDQVASILNDSDKIYTSLKIDEVNNLGAARIRVRSLLAAIRVREQRNDKRKIQPAAITKVPFTKEMRKDYTILCPQMSPIHFDLLEVAFQASGYHVEVLPNDNKQAVDMGLKYVNNDACYPSLMVVGQIMEAILSGKYDTDKLAVIISQTGGGCRASNYIGFIRRALKKAGFGHIPVISINLSGLEGNPGFKITPSLALRGIYAAIFGDIFMKCVYRMRPYEAVPGSANAMHEKWKSVCKEFLSQGYPSRRRFKQLCREIIEDFDNNLELLDVKKPRVGVVGEILVKFLPAANNHLVDLLESEGAEAVVPDLLDFLLYCFYNQNFKVSHLGMKKSKATMGNLGIKALEWFREPATEAFKKSRHFYPPAKIEELGKMASEIVSLGNQTGEGWFLTGEMLELIHSGAANIVCTQPFACLPNHVVGKGVIKELRRRYPNSNVVAIDFDPGASEVNQLNRIKLMLSTANKNMEASQNS, from the coding sequence ATGAGCCAGAAAGAATTATATACATTAGGGATTGATATCGGCTCCACTACGGTAAAAATCGCCTTGGTGGATGAGAATAACGATATCGCTTTTTCCGATTATGAGAGGCATTTTGCGAATATTCAGGAGACTCTTTCCGACCTGCTTGGAAGAGCCATCTTCAAGCTGGGCGCAGTCCATGCTTCTCCTGTGATTACCGGGTCCGGCGGTCTTACGCTGGCCAAGCATCTTGGCGTTCCCTTCGTACAGGAAGTGATCGCGGTATCTACGGCCCTGCAGCACTACGCGCCTCAGACCGACGTGGCCATCGAGCTGGGCGGCGAGGATGCCAAGATCATTTATTTTGAAGGCGGCAATGTGGAACAGCGTATGAACGGCGTATGTGCCGGCGGTACGGGCTCATTTATCGACCAAATGGCCTCCCTTCTTCAGACGGACGCCTCCGGCCTCAACGAATATGCCAAGAACTACAAGGCATTGTACTCGATTGCCGCAAGATGCGGAGTATTTGCCAAATCAGACATACAGCCTCTGATCAATGAAGGGGCTTCCAAGGAGGATCTGGCCGCTTCCATCTTCCAGGCCGTCGTTAATCAGACGATCAGCGGACTTGCCTGTGGCAAGCCAATCCGGGGACACGTAGCGTTTCTTGGAGGACCGCTTCATTTCCTGTCTGAACTTAAGGAGTCTTTCGTACGTACCCTCAAGCTGGATGACGAGCACGCCATCGTGCCTGTCAACTCGCATCTGTTTGCGGCGATCGGATCTGCCATGAACTCGAAAAAAGATCTGGACGTCTCTCTCCAGGAGATGCAGAACCGTCTGGAAGGCAAGATCAAGATGGAGTTCGAGGTAGACCGCATGGAGCCTTTATTCTCCAGCGAGGCGGATTATAAGGAATTTGCCGAGCGCCACGCGAAGCATCAGGTTCCGGTTAAGGATCTGGACACCTATACAGGCAAGGCCTTCCTTGGGATTGATGCCGGCTCCACCACCACCAAGGCAGCCCTGGTAGGCGAGGACGGCACCCTTCTGTATTCCTTCTACCACAATAACGAGGGAGACCCGCTGGGCACGACCATCCACGCGATCAAAGACATTTACAGCAAACTGCCCGAGGGCGTCGAGATCGTCCACTCCTGCTCTACCGGATACGGCGAGGCTCTGATCAAGGCCGCCCTCCTGCTGGATGAAGGGGAGGTAGAGACGGTATCCCATTACTATGCCGCCTCCTTTTTCGAGCCGGATGTGGACTGCATCCTGGACATTGGCGGTCAGGATATGAAATGTATCAAGATTAAGAACCAAACCGTAGACAATGTCCTGTTAAACGAGGCATGCTCATCGGGCTGCGGCTCATTTATAGAGACCTTTGCCAAATCCCTCAACTATACGGTGGGGGACTTTGCCCACGAGGCGTTATTTGCCAAGAATCCGATCGACCTAGGCACCCGCTGTACTGTTTTCATGAATTCCAAGGTAAAGCAGGCCCAGAAAGAAGGAGCGGAAGTATCCGATATTTCCGCCGGGCTTGCGTACTCGGTCATCAAGAACGCGCTGTTCAAGGTAATCAAAGTATCCGACGCCAGCGAACTTGGAAATCATATCGTCGTACAGGGAGGCACATTCTATAACAATGCCGTGCTGCGAAGTTTTGAAAAGATTGCAAATTGCCACGCCATCCGTCCGGATATCGCAGGCATCATGGGCGCTTTCGGTGCTGCCCTCATAGCCAGGGAACGATACATAGACTGCGAAGGCACGACCATGCTGTCCATCGAGGACATTGAGGCGCTAGAGTACTCCACCACCATGACCAAGTGCAGGGGCTGCACCAACAACTGCCGTCTGACTATCAACCATTTCAGCGGCGGTCGCAAGTTCATCACCGGCAATCGCTGCGAGCGGGGACTTGGCAAGGAGAAGGCACAGAACAGGCTTCCCAACCTGTTTGAATATAAGCTGAAACGTTACTTTGATTACCAGCCTCTCGGCAAAGAGGAAGCAAAACTCGGCGAGATTGGAATCCCACGGGTCCTGAATATGTATGAGAACTACCCGTTCTGGTTTACCTTCTTTACGAGCCTGGGCTTTCGCGTGATTCTTTCTCCTTCTTCTACCAAGAAGGTATATGAGTTGGGAATCGAATCCATCCCCAGCGAGTCCGAGTGCTACCCTGCCAAACTGGCTCACGGCCATGTGCAGTGGCTGATCGATCAGGGCATCCGGCACATCTTCTACCCCAGCGTTCCTTATGAGCGCAACGAGTTCGAGGATGCCAACAACCATTACAACTGCCCGATCGTTACCTCCTACCCGGAGAATATCAAGAATAATATTGACGCCATTGTAAATGGGGACGTGGATTTCATCCATCCGTTCCTCTCTCTCCAAAGCGAAGAGACCATCTCCTACCGGCTGGTGGAAGAATTATCTTCCAAGTTCTCTATTCCCGAAGGAGAGATCAAGTCTGCCGTGCATGCGGCTTGGGAAGAACTGGCAGCCTGCCGCCAGGATATGCGCAGCAAGGGCGAGGAAACCATCCGGTATCTGAATGAGACCGGCAACCGGGGCATCGTCCTGGCCGGACGCCCTTACCATATTGACCCGGAAGTAAATCACGGGATTCCGGAACTAATCAACTCTTATGACATCGCAGTGCTTACAGAAGATTCCGTCTCCCACTTGAATCCGGTAGAGCGGCCGCTTAACGTCATGGATCAGTGGATGTACCATTCCCGTCTTTACGCTGCGGCGAACTATGTGAAGACCACCGATAATCTGGATCTGATCCAGCTGAATTCCTTCGGATGCGGCCTGGATGCAGTAACCACTGACCAGGTAGCCTCCATCCTGAACGACTCGGATAAGATCTACACATCGCTGAAAATTGACGAGGTAAATAACCTGGGCGCTGCCAGAATCCGTGTCCGTTCTCTTCTCGCCGCCATCCGGGTAAGAGAACAGAGAAACGATAAGCGTAAGATACAGCCTGCCGCCATCACCAAGGTTCCGTTTACCAAGGAGATGCGAAAAGACTACACCATTCTCTGCCCGCAGATGTCGCCCATTCACTTCGATCTGCTGGAAGTCGCCTTCCAGGCGTCCGGCTATCATGTGGAGGTGCTGCCCAACGACAATAAGCAGGCGGTAGATATGGGGCTTAAATATGTGAATAATGATGCCTGCTATCCATCTCTGATGGTAGTCGGCCAGATCATGGAGGCCATCCTGTCCGGCAAATATGACACCGATAAGCTTGCCGTCATTATCAGCCAGACGGGAGGCGGATGCCGTGCTTCCAACTATATCGGCTTTATCCGCCGGGCGCTTAAGAAAGCCGGATTCGGGCACATTCCGGTGATCTCCATCAACCTAAGCGGCCTGGAAGGCAACCCTGGATTCAAGATTACGCCTTCCCTGGCCCTGCGTGGAATCTATGCGGCAATCTTCGGAGACATCTTCATGAAATGCGTCTACCGGATGCGGCCTTACGAGGCAGTGCCTGGCTCTGCCAATGCTATGCACGAAAAGTGGAAGAGCGTCTGCAAGGAGTTCCTATCTCAGGGCTATCCTTCCAGGAGGCGGTTCAAGCAATTATGCAGGGAGATTATCGAGGACTTCGACAATAATCTGGAACTGCTGGATGTGAAGAAGCCGCGGGTAGGCGTGGTAGGCGAGATTCTGGTGAAGTTCCTTCCCGCCGCCAACAATCATCTGGTAGATCTGCTGGAGAGCGAGGGGGCTGAGGCCGTGGTGCCTGATCTTCTGGACTTCCTGCTCTACTGCTTCTATAACCAGAACTTTAAAGTGTCGCACCTGGGTATGAAGAAGTCCAAGGCAACCATGGGGAATCTTGGCATCAAGGCTCTGGAATGGTTCCGGGAGCCTGCCACAGAAGCGTTTAAGAAGAGCCGGCATTTTTATCCGCCGGCAAAGATTGAAGAACTTGGCAAGATGGCTTCCGAGATCGTATCTCTTGGCAACCAGACCGGCGAGGGCTGGTTCTTAACCGGAGAGATGCTGGAACTGATCCACAGCGGAGCCGCAAACATCGTATGTACCCAGCCGTTCGCCTGCCTGCCCAACCATGTGGTAGGAAAGGGCGTGATCAAAGAACTCCGGAGGCGTTATCCAAACTCCAACGTGGTGGCCATCGACTTCGATCCAGGAGCAAGCGAAGTAAATCAGCTGAACAGGATCAAGCTGATGCTGTCCACTGCCAATAAGAATATGGAAGCAAGCCAGAATTCATAA